CTCCccgggggggcaggaggggcagcTGCAGGGGAGCCCCCCCTCGTGGCCGCCCATCCCTGCCTCATCGGGGGGCCAGGGTGTTCCCATGCCGGAGCCCACCGTGCCCTGGGATGTGCCCAGCCTGGAACTGGCGCTgatgggggggtcccagcggCAGGGGCCCCCCTCGTCCCAAGAGGAGGGGACGGGCATGTAACAGGAGCCCCAGGGTGACTTTTTCAATAAAGAAGTAATGTTAAGAACAGGAGCTGGGGGtcttgtgtcccccccccggggtggccCCAggccctggggacccccacaTCAGGGCAGGGGAAAACACTTTATTGGAAGGTAACAATCTCCAgccctggagctgggggcaaGAGGggcccagcacccccagggagGCATCTTGAGGGGGGCCAGGGGGCCCCAGTGCCAcactgggggctgtggggacccccactccccccataCAGGGCCAGTGGGGGGGACCTGgcagagcagcccccagccctcgTCACTGCTGGGCCAGCTTGGCCGCCTCCGCCTTGATGAGGGCAATCAGGTCTTGGTTGATGAGGAAGACGAAGCGGAGGCTGGCaatctggggaggggggagcagagAGTGAGTGGGATAGGACCCCTAGACCCCCTAGGACGCCCCCCCACCTGCATCGGGGCTCACCTCCACTACCGAGTTGTTGTTCAGCTTCCACTTGTTGCCACCAAGCACGGGGCGCCCGTCGATGTAGATGGGGCGCCGGCCCTCATTAGCGATGAAGAAATCACCGTTATTCTTCAACTTGATGACGCCTGGAGGAGGGATACGGGGTGAGGGGGGATATGGGGTGAGAGGATGGGGGATATGGGGCGAGAGGAGGGGGGAACGCAACCCTCCCTGCTACAGAGCCCCCCAAGACCTGCCCCAGCCCCAATCCCCATCCCTACCCTGCTTGCGGGAGATCTTCCAGGCCGGTCCCTCCAGCGCCAGGTCCACGTCAATCTGGTTGTCCTTTGTGGCTCTGCCCAGCGTGATCTGGGGGGAAGGAAGTGACAGGGGGCCGTGGTGAGGCCGGGGGGGCTCCCTGGGGAGTGGAGGGGCTCTGCTAGGGTGAGGGACGGGGGGCACAACACCTGCGCTCACCTCCCGGGAACGCATGAGGTACCGCACCATGCGGCCCCGCAGTACGGCCAGCGTCTGGCTGTCAAAGTCCGGGGAGCTCATGCCTGcgggaaggaagagggagaggggtggagggacagacagacagctggGGGGACGGACAGACAGCCCCCCCTGGCTCCCAGCTCTCACCTGTGATGCTATCAACCAGCACCTGCCACTtgtgcagctcctgctccagctgccggATCTCGCGCTTCTGGCGCCGGTCGGCCACAGTCAGCtctggggaaaaagggaaaagggaggtggggagggtggggggcaccTATCCCCCAtcctgggggggtcctgggccTCTTCCCACCAATTCAGGATGCCCAGATGGGAGCAGGCTGGACTCACCGTGCTCTAGCACCTCGTCCCGCACATCCCTGTAGGGGAGAAGAGGCAGGATGAAACTGTGCTACCCCCCAGCCACGGCCCCTCTCCCtaccccagccccccaaaaccctcacTTCAGCTTGCTGTCATCAAGCATGTCCTCAGCATCCGAGAAGTTCAGCACTTGGTCCCCCTTGGGCAGCGGCTGCACtgaaaggagcaggaggagaaggagtgagggggctggcggggggcacAGGGGACGcgggggacacaggggaccCTCCCGGCCTCACCGGTCTGGTCATCCAGGAGGTAGTACTGCTTCATGAGCTGCCAGTGGAGCTGCAGAGCCTTGGCTGTCCGGGAGGGGTAAAAGACGTCAGGATGCTTGTGGAGCAGCTCCTGGAAGGTGTCGAGCGTGGGCTGGCTGGTCtgtggaggggagaagggacaCATGGCAGCAAGGACCCCCATCGAGAGCCCAAGACCCCAGGCTGgaacccccccatcccactccGCTCCCGGCTGGCTCTTACCGATCCCACCTtgttcagcagctgctcctcagctTTGCTGAACAGCACTTTGCTCTGGATGGCGGCGATCGCCTCGGGGTGCAGCTGCCGCATGGCCTGGCAGGCCAGCCTGGTGTGGGAGGGAAATCACAGTGTGAGAGCCCCCACTGGCCCCCACCCGGGATGGCTCTGCCCCTCCAGGCCTGTCCCACACTCACTTGGAGATGATGGGGTCGTAGAGGAGCGCATACCACCGCTCCTGGATCTCCCGCAGGTTGAAGCGGCAGCTGAACTTCACGCCCAAGTGCACGGAGGTCAAGTCATTGGTCTGGAAAAGTCCCCAGGTGAGGGGACAGTCCCACGGAGGGCCAGCCCCAAAACACAGTGATGCCAAACACCCCCCTGCGAGGGTCCCCAGGGGGACAGGCAGCTTCCCCTGGGGTCGTTACCTGCAGCACAGCATTGATGAGCAAAAGGTCGTCAGCGGGTTTCCAGCGGCCCAGGTCCTTTGTCACCTGCAGGGGCTGTTTGCTCTTCTTCATCCGCTTGGCGAGGCCGGGGGTCGGGACTGGGCTGGGTGCGATGGGGGTGGACACAGACTTGGAGACCTGGGTGGGCAGAGGCGAGGTTTTGGGGTCTCTCTGAGCTCCCCAGACCCCTGGCCGGCCCCTGAATGTCCCCCACCAGCCCCTTACCTTCTTTTTCTCACTAGAGGAGGGCTCGCTGCCTGAGCAGCGCCCGGGCTCGACCCCACCGGCGCCCTTGGCCCGGCTAGAGGATTTGGCAAGGCTGCTCTCTACCAGCTC
This window of the Buteo buteo chromosome 17, bButBut1.hap1.1, whole genome shotgun sequence genome carries:
- the MCRS1 gene encoding LOW QUALITY PROTEIN: microspherule protein 1 (The sequence of the model RefSeq protein was modified relative to this genomic sequence to represent the inferred CDS: inserted 1 base in 1 codon); translation: MCGPALSQDGGALSQDGAAPQGPGGTFKMAAHFLASPRLMXMSNRFPVGTRKRRRPWRPPGGRRRGAAGASAPGDDVLLSGLMASGATSRSEDEESLAGQKRGSAQASGAIPKRRSSSRFIKRKKFDDELVESSLAKSSSRAKGAGGVEPGRCSGSEPSSSEKKKVSKSVSTPIAPSPVPTPGLAKRMKKSKQPLQVTKDLGRWKPADDLLLINAVLQTNDLTSVHLGVKFSCRFNLREIQERWYALLYDPIISKLACQAMRQLHPEAIAAIQSKVLFSKAEEQLLNKVGSTSQPTLDTFQELLHKHPDVFYPSRTAKALQLHWQLMKQYYLLDDQTVQPLPKGDQVLNFSDAEDMLDDSKLKDVRDEVLEHELTVADRRQKREIRQLEQELHKWQVLVDSITGMSSPDFDSQTLAVLRGRMVRYLMRSREITLGRATKDNQIDVDLALEGPAWKISRKQGVIKLKNNGDFFIANEGRRPIYIDGRPVLGGNKWKLNNNSVVEIASLRFVFLINQDLIALIKAEAAKLAQQ